Within Deltaproteobacteria bacterium, the genomic segment TGTTTTTGTTGGTGGAGATGAGGAGATTCGAACTCCCGACCTCTTGCATGCGAAGCAAGCGCTCTCCCAGCTGAGCTACATCCCCAATATGTTTATATTTTATTTGCTTGGGCCGATCATGTCAATAGCCCGGCTCTAACAATCCACCCAGCGGACCAGGTTTTCCACCGGTTCCCGGCTGGTGTGGAATTCATTAATTCTGGCCTTATCATCCGGGTAGCCGAGGGCAATACCCACCACGATCTTCTGGGTGGTGGGGATATCTAGGTATTTGCGGATCAGATTGGGGTACAGGGCCAATTGAGCCTCAATGCAGGTCCCCAGCTCCAGGGCAAAGGCGGCCAGGCAGAGGCCATGGATAATGGCCCCCATATCTAGCATGGCATAAGGGATGCTGAAGTCGCCGTTAAAAGTAACATAAATGATGTTCGGCGCATCAAAGGCGCGGGTCATATTGAGCATATGCGCCTGGCGGGACGCCTTGTCTTCGCGGGCAATGCCCATTAACTCAAAAAGCTCCTTGGCTACCGTCATATAGCGATTTTTGGCGGCCTCGGGAAAGGTCTCAGGCATTGGTATATCCGGGTTGGGGGGCACCTTGTTGGCCACCGCTTCGGCAAATTCGGCGGTTAATTGTTTGACCGTATCGCCGCCTACGACGACCAATTCCCAGGGTTGAGTATTGCCCCAGGATGGTGCCCAACGGGCGGTGTCGATCAGTTCCAGCAATTCTTTACGGGGAACCGGGTCAGGCTTGAAAGCCCGGATGCTACGCCGGTTTTTCAGGGCATTTAATACTTTCATGTCTCTCTCCCTTCGCCGATTTAAATCAAGTCTGCCAATACCGGAAATTTTTATTATGATAACATTTCAACTAGAGCGGTCTCCGGTCCTTTCACCCAATTCCTGATTGGGATACCTGGGCGGGGCGACTTGCCGGGTCGCCCCGACATCAAGGCGTTGCCCGGAGCAAAATCCCCTGGTCTGGAAGCGTTGCCAAAAGACTCGATCTTGGTTATAAATAAGCCCAAAATAAATCCTGGTGTCAAATAAATTCCTGGAAAAAAGGAAAAAAGTATGGGAGCATCTGAATCTCACCGCCGCCCTTGGCAGGTGGCGGCATTTCCTCTGGTAATTAGCTGGCAGCCTGAATACTGGTCTTTGCCGCTTTACTTCCCGGACCTGCTGGTAGGCCACCTGGAAGGGCAACCAGCCAACACCGGCTTGCCGTCCATACCCTTGCCGCCGCTAGACAAGAGTTTGCCTTTTGATTGGCGGAATTACCGGCCCCGAGAACTACAGCAATGGAAAGCCTATCTGGAATTCAAGGCGTCTGAAGAAGTGTCCGAAGATGAATCTGAACTCATCAGGGCCATCAAGGGAGAGCCTGCGGCTAGCCCGGCAGCGCCCGAGTTACCGCCTGAGACCGGCCTTCCCCGGCTTCCCGATGCCTCAATGATCTGGACCCTGGCCTGGCAACTGGAGAAAATGTGGGCGGAACAGGAGGCCCGGCTTAGAATGGTCCAAAACCAGCAATCTCAGCTCGACACCTGGCTAGCCCCGGAGCCTTGGGAAGAGAAAGCCGCCTTCCAGCCCCCGCCGACCCATGACCCCCTGTTGGCGGCCACTGCGCCCCCCGACCCCGAACTGGCCCTGCTGCGTCTTTATTTCTGGCAGGCCCTCCTGGGGCCCCATCTTTCT encodes:
- a CDS encoding nitroreductase, which produces MKVLNALKNRRSIRAFKPDPVPRKELLELIDTARWAPSWGNTQPWELVVVGGDTVKQLTAEFAEAVANKVPPNPDIPMPETFPEAAKNRYMTVAKELFELMGIAREDKASRQAHMLNMTRAFDAPNIIYVTFNGDFSIPYAMLDMGAIIHGLCLAAFALELGTCIEAQLALYPNLIRKYLDIPTTQKIVVGIALGYPDDKARINEFHTSREPVENLVRWVDC